The genomic window ATTAAAACCTATTGCAGAAAAAAAGGCTGCTCAAATTCCTAAACCTTATTACTTAGGGCCTAATGGGTTATTTTTAACCATTGCTTTGAAATATTTTGCAGACGGGAATACTGATTTTAATGTTCTAGAAAGTGGCAGAGGTGGCCAGTATGATGATATTTACAAAATGGGAGATTACGTTATTTTTACCCCTATTGTCTTAGAACACAAATATCGCTTAGGACCTACTTTGAGGGATGTCGTTCAGACCAAAGGATTGATAGTTGATGAAAAGACTAAAAAAGTTGTCATTTCTAAACAAACACCAGATGTGATAAAAGATTTAAAAAATTGTTTTTCTCAAAGAGTTGAGGTTTATCAGTATGGGGAAGACTTCCATTTAGAAAGCCATTTCTTAGAACAGGGGAGGAGTAGCTTTTCCGTTCATCTAAAAGGGGAAATATTTATAGTAAAATTATCGACTTTAGCAGAATATATTGGGATAAACTTAAGTGCAGCTTTGATGATGGCTAAGGAATTGCTGCCAAACTTCAATAAAGAAAAATTATTATTGTTAGAGAATATCCAATTTAACGGCAGGTGTGAGATAATAGGTTCTCAACCTTTAATTATCCTTGATGGTATGATTTGCCGGGAAAGTGCCGAGTATGTGGTAAATGCCTTTAAAAAAGCTGAACTTTCAGGGGAAAAGGTGGCTATAGTGGCAATCCCTAAAGATAAAGATTATCAAGGGGTAATAGAAGTATTATGTAAAAAATTTTCTAAGGTTATTTTAACTAAATCTATAGGAGCCCAATATCCTTTTTTTCAAGATTCAATACCCCTTGAAGTGTTGAAGGTCCGTTGTCCTATAATCTTAACAGAAAAATTAGATGATGCTTTAAAATTGGCGGAGAAAACCTGTCCAGATGTAATTGGAATATTTGGAACCCAATCTTTAATAGGAGAAGCTAGAAAAAAAATACAAAAATCCTTTGACAAAAGATAAATTTTCTATTATACTATTATTAGTAATAATTACTAATTAACATAAATAGGAGGTAGAAATTAAGATGAATGAAAAGACCCTTAAAAATTTAAAAGAAGCCTTTGCTGGAGAATCTCAAGCAAATAGAAAATACTTAGCTTTTGCTAAAAAAGCTGAAGAAGAAGGTTACATAAATGCCGCTAAAATGTTCAGAGCTGCCGCTGAAGCAGAAACAATCCATGCCCATGCCCATTTAAAAGCAATGAAAGGAATCGGTACAACTGCTGAAAACTTAAAAGAAGGTGTAATGGGAGAAACTTATGAATTTGAAAGTATGTATCCTGATATGGTGAAACAAGCGGAAGAAGCAGGTGAAAAGGAAGCATTAAGATCCTTTAAATTTGCAATGGAAGCAGAAAGGGTTCATGCTAAACTATATCAGCAAATTTTAGATAACTTAGATTCTAAAGAAGAAATGACATTTTATTTATGTACTATCTGTGGTAATGTAGAGCTGCAACCTGTAGATAAATGTTTTATCTGTGGTGCAGGAGAAAAAGCATTTAAAATTGTAGAATAGCCCTCCACTCCCCCTCAATCCCCGAATTTTTCGGGGATTTTTTTATTGCTTAGGAAAGTATAGATTGCTAGGTATGTGGATAAATGTTATTATGTAGTGGGGTGAGTTGTTTATGGCTACTGGAA from Anaerobranca gottschalkii DSM 13577 includes these protein-coding regions:
- a CDS encoding Mur ligase family protein, with amino-acid sequence MLKDAIDFIYSFYNEALPLIKFDAHDREFRNPQYIRELIGEFGVKVDRAKNILVVGSKGKGTTATLLAEILRNQGYKVGLFTSPHLERFTERIKINGEEIEENLLINYINQLKPIAEKKAAQIPKPYYLGPNGLFLTIALKYFADGNTDFNVLESGRGGQYDDIYKMGDYVIFTPIVLEHKYRLGPTLRDVVQTKGLIVDEKTKKVVISKQTPDVIKDLKNCFSQRVEVYQYGEDFHLESHFLEQGRSSFSVHLKGEIFIVKLSTLAEYIGINLSAALMMAKELLPNFNKEKLLLLENIQFNGRCEIIGSQPLIILDGMICRESAEYVVNAFKKAELSGEKVAIVAIPKDKDYQGVIEVLCKKFSKVILTKSIGAQYPFFQDSIPLEVLKVRCPIILTEKLDDALKLAEKTCPDVIGIFGTQSLIGEARKKIQKSFDKR
- a CDS encoding rubrerythrin family protein; translation: MNEKTLKNLKEAFAGESQANRKYLAFAKKAEEEGYINAAKMFRAAAEAETIHAHAHLKAMKGIGTTAENLKEGVMGETYEFESMYPDMVKQAEEAGEKEALRSFKFAMEAERVHAKLYQQILDNLDSKEEMTFYLCTICGNVELQPVDKCFICGAGEKAFKIVE